One window of Campylobacter avium LMG 24591 genomic DNA carries:
- a CDS encoding class 1 fructose-bisphosphatase yields MKELIKTIQKAVLEISKELKNPDTSYSSSENATGDKQLKLDVKADLLITEILSKCPDIKALISEEKDEALILNENAKFIIAYDPLDGSSLLDVNFSVGSIFAIYENEAKAKNLKAAAYSIYGPRLEFVLCAEKVELFRLDKEAKFSLVKELKMSEKGKINASGGTQKEWSKTHADFIKALFDEGYRLRYSGAMVSDVHQILCKGGGLFSYPATKSSPNGKLRAFFEVFPLAFVIEKAGGLSTNGFNESLLELEFSEIHATTPCFFGSKYEIEKLKQAYKVLNG; encoded by the coding sequence TTGAAAGAGCTTATAAAAACGATACAAAAGGCCGTGCTTGAAATTTCAAAAGAGCTTAAAAATCCTGACACTTCGTATAGTAGCAGCGAGAATGCTACCGGAGATAAGCAGTTAAAATTAGACGTAAAAGCTGATTTGCTAATCACTGAAATTCTAAGCAAATGCCCTGATATAAAGGCTTTGATAAGCGAGGAAAAAGATGAGGCCTTGATACTTAATGAAAATGCCAAATTCATAATAGCTTATGACCCGCTTGATGGCTCATCCTTGCTTGATGTGAATTTTAGCGTTGGAAGCATTTTTGCAATCTATGAAAACGAAGCAAAGGCTAAGAATTTAAAAGCTGCTGCGTATAGTATTTATGGACCAAGGCTAGAATTTGTGCTTTGTGCTGAAAAAGTGGAGCTTTTTAGGCTTGATAAAGAGGCAAAATTTAGCCTTGTAAAAGAGCTTAAGATGAGCGAAAAAGGTAAGATTAACGCAAGCGGGGGCACTCAAAAAGAGTGGAGCAAAACTCACGCTGATTTTATCAAAGCTTTGTTTGATGAGGGTTATAGGCTAAGATATAGCGGTGCTATGGTTAGCGATGTGCATCAAATTTTATGTAAGGGTGGAGGACTTTTTTCATACCCTGCCACAAAAAGCTCACCAAATGGCAAACTAAGAGCCTTTTTTGAGGTTTTTCCTCTAGCCTTTGTTATAGAAAAAGCAGGAGGATTAAGCACAAATGGCTTTAATGAGAGCTTATTAGAGCTTGAATTTAGTGAAATTCACGCCACTACTCCTTGTTTTTTTGGTTCAAAATATGAGATAGAGAAGTTAAAACAAGCTTACAAGGTCTTAAATGGATAA
- a CDS encoding phosphatidylserine decarboxylase: MTFSNFSSRLFGKVAKCNFPSFLQKLINKAYVKYFDIDMSEFKQPDEYLSLNELFTRTLQIQRKIEDEFISPSDGKILELGQSFDAKDEKFAFSIKGFTYSLNELLKNSYEDSEFKNGLDYVNIYLSPKDYHRFHSPFDMQILSATYVSGELFSVSEKKLSKVANLYTKNERLILKCLVKNFYIWLVFVGAQNVGSIRLSFDESIQTNANKGNFTKTYDSLFLNKADELGHFEMGSTIVLIAQSKNLSFKPLANSTVKFGEKIATFL, encoded by the coding sequence ATGACATTTTCAAATTTTTCTTCAAGACTTTTTGGCAAGGTAGCAAAGTGTAATTTTCCTAGCTTTTTGCAAAAACTAATCAATAAAGCCTATGTTAAGTATTTTGATATAGATATGAGTGAATTTAAGCAGCCTGATGAATACTTAAGCTTAAATGAGCTTTTTACAAGAACTTTGCAGATACAAAGAAAAATAGAAGATGAGTTTATCTCTCCAAGTGATGGTAAAATTTTAGAGCTTGGCCAAAGTTTTGACGCAAAGGATGAAAAATTTGCCTTTAGTATAAAGGGCTTTACTTATAGCTTAAATGAGCTTTTAAAGAATTCTTACGAGGATAGCGAGTTTAAAAATGGGCTTGATTATGTAAATATTTATCTTTCGCCAAAGGATTATCACCGCTTTCACAGCCCCTTTGATATGCAAATTTTAAGTGCTACTTATGTAAGCGGGGAATTATTTAGCGTAAGTGAAAAAAAACTTTCAAAGGTGGCTAATCTTTACACAAAAAACGAAAGACTTATCCTAAAATGTCTTGTTAAGAATTTTTACATTTGGCTAGTTTTTGTGGGTGCACAAAATGTGGGTAGCATTAGACTTAGCTTTGATGAAAGCATTCAAACAAATGCTAACAAAGGAAATTTCACTAAAACTTATGATTCTTTGTTTCTTAACAAAGCCGATGAATTGGGGCATTTTGAAATGGGCTCAACCATAGTCTTAATAGCCCAGTCAAAAAATTTAAGCTTTAAGCCTTTAGCAAATAGCACGGTTAAATTTGGCGAAAAGATAGCGACTTTTTTATGA
- the mobB gene encoding molybdopterin-guanine dinucleotide biosynthesis protein B encodes MGKLVMAFSGPSNSGKTTLISKLTKEFLARKLKVAVIKHDPADKASFDTEGKDSFKFFQSGADVLVLSPKRSTLFSHSSMDIEQALSLIDADLVLVEGLKTLKLPRISVFCKEVDESYFKYSQAISSYEKPKTEELTWLHLDDINGLCEYILKNAKELD; translated from the coding sequence ATGGGAAAATTAGTTATGGCTTTTAGTGGTCCTTCAAATTCAGGAAAAACAACACTTATAAGCAAATTAACGAAAGAATTTTTAGCTAGAAAACTAAAAGTAGCAGTTATAAAACACGACCCAGCAGATAAGGCCTCCTTTGATACAGAGGGCAAGGATAGTTTTAAGTTTTTTCAAAGCGGGGCTGATGTTTTAGTGCTAAGTCCTAAAAGAAGCACCCTATTTTCTCATAGTAGTATGGATATAGAACAAGCTTTAAGCTTAATTGATGCCGATTTGGTTTTGGTTGAGGGCTTAAAGACTTTGAAACTTCCAAGAATTAGCGTATTTTGCAAGGAAGTTGATGAGAGTTATTTTAAATACTCACAGGCCATTAGTTCTTACGAAAAGCCTAAGACAGAGGAGCTTACTTGGCTTCATCTAGATGATATTAACGGACTTTGTGAGTATATACTTAAAAACGCTAAGGAGTTAGATTGA
- a CDS encoding lytic transglycosylase domain-containing protein: MIRATLFLFFLCSFSFSAIYDLSTLKQKDNSLAKDYYLHRLFENKQISKQEAQSLRKHIFRYAGKLKKEFEKFVPARTYIDPRYSKCYNYTRNTILDANSSCQIHRLSSLRFISSLENQTRSKLATKFKQNNKGLSMLLLAFNTNNPLHFLALNDSSENFIKVASFFNNPDIALNKDFVDKLVRQKGFLNYIQNIIIKKSHTDLRMSLLRAEPSFVSDDLAFYLGLNALTFNDERAAFAFFERAYQSFRLQSHKDNALFWLYKISLKDEYLNTLANSASLNIYSIYAKELKNQPLTNFELLELSSNKNVNFNMQDPFAWQSLAAKISNSSEDSLKKMAENFKSKQSLPIYAYIMERVHNFKKNYFIMPYYEHLKDYPKQRQALILAIARQESRFIPTAISTSYALGIMQFMPFLANHIAKNELKIPNFDQDDMFKPQIAYKFANHHLDYLEKNLSSVVFISYAYNGGIGFTNKMLQRDDMFKPGKFEPFLSMEFVPYKESRIYAKRVLANYIVYSHLLSGNIKISSIFESLIQSK; the protein is encoded by the coding sequence ATGATAAGAGCAACTTTGTTTCTTTTTTTTCTTTGCTCTTTTTCATTTTCAGCTATATATGATTTATCCACTTTAAAACAAAAAGATAATTCTTTAGCAAAAGATTACTACTTGCACCGCCTTTTTGAAAATAAACAAATTTCAAAACAAGAAGCACAAAGCCTTAGAAAGCATATTTTTAGATATGCAGGAAAATTAAAAAAAGAATTTGAAAAATTTGTGCCAGCAAGAACTTATATAGACCCAAGATATTCCAAGTGCTACAACTACACTAGAAATACCATCCTTGATGCAAACAGCTCTTGTCAGATACACAGACTAAGTTCTTTAAGATTTATCTCAAGCCTTGAAAACCAAACAAGAAGCAAGCTAGCTACTAAATTTAAGCAAAATAACAAAGGCTTGTCCATGCTACTTTTAGCCTTTAACACAAACAATCCTTTGCATTTTTTAGCACTAAATGATAGCAGTGAGAATTTCATAAAGGTGGCTAGCTTTTTTAATAATCCTGATATAGCCTTAAATAAGGACTTTGTGGATAAGCTTGTAAGGCAAAAAGGCTTTTTAAACTACATACAAAACATCATTATCAAAAAATCCCATACAGATTTAAGAATGTCGCTTTTAAGGGCAGAACCTAGCTTTGTAAGCGATGATTTGGCCTTTTATCTAGGGCTTAATGCTCTTACTTTTAACGATGAAAGAGCGGCTTTTGCTTTCTTTGAAAGGGCATACCAAAGCTTTAGACTACAAAGCCATAAAGATAATGCCTTGTTTTGGCTTTATAAAATAAGCTTAAAAGATGAGTATTTAAACACCTTGGCAAATAGCGCTTCCTTAAATATATATAGTATTTATGCAAAGGAGCTTAAAAATCAGCCTTTAACAAATTTCGAGCTTTTAGAGCTCTCATCTAATAAAAATGTAAATTTTAACATGCAAGATCCATTTGCTTGGCAGAGCTTAGCGGCTAAAATTTCAAACTCAAGCGAGGATTCTTTAAAGAAAATGGCTGAAAATTTTAAATCAAAACAAAGCTTGCCAATTTACGCTTATATCATGGAAAGGGTGCATAATTTTAAGAAAAATTACTTCATAATGCCATATTATGAGCATTTAAAAGATTATCCTAAGCAAAGACAAGCTCTAATCTTAGCCATAGCAAGACAAGAAAGCAGGTTTATACCAACTGCAATTTCCACATCCTACGCGCTTGGAATTATGCAGTTCATGCCATTTTTAGCAAATCACATAGCAAAAAATGAGTTAAAAATACCGAATTTCGACCAAGACGACATGTTTAAACCGCAAATAGCCTACAAATTTGCAAATCATCATCTTGATTATTTAGAAAAAAATTTAAGCTCAGTAGTCTTTATATCTTACGCTTATAACGGCGGCATAGGCTTTACAAACAAAATGCTTCAAAGGGATGATATGTTTAAGCCGGGCAAATTTGAGCCCTTTTTATCTATGGAATTTGTGCCTTATAAAGAAAGTAGAATTTACGCTAAAAGGGTTCTTGCAAATTATATTGTGTATTCTCATCTTTTGAGCGGTAATATAAAGATTTCGAGTATCTTTGAAAGCTTAATTCAAAGCAAGTAA
- the gltX gene encoding glutamate--tRNA ligase — protein MYRFAPSPTGDLHIGNLRAAIFNYICAKQNNSDFILRIEDTDKARNIPEKIDEIQEILRLFGLEWQHYYVQSENLKFHRQMALKLLSEKKAFACFCTEEELSKKKEEAKKANKAYRYDGKCENLADIEVLENEKPFVIRLKKPENDMIFEDFIKGTLKFSPKDIDSFVIMRVDKTPTYNFACAVDDMLEGVSCVIRGEDHVSNTPKQEHIRASLGYDKKMTYAHLPIILNENGLKMSKREAHSSVKWLLDEGILPAAIANYLILLGNKTPVEIFDINEALQWFDLKKVSKAPAKFDMKKLLQINREHIKRLDDESLCKALAYEKELKKEYATLAKFYTQESSTIKEIKEKLDLIFTKQAFSEFKDEISLLSKLLKDYDFASEYEDFKKDLMQKSGLKGKNFFMPLRLLLTNSTHGPDLNELYALLKPFLKDIIKEKNVS, from the coding sequence ATGTATAGATTTGCACCCTCTCCAACAGGAGACTTACATATAGGAAATTTAAGAGCTGCTATATTTAATTACATCTGTGCAAAGCAAAATAATAGCGATTTTATACTTCGTATAGAAGACACTGATAAGGCTAGAAATATCCCTGAAAAGATAGATGAGATACAAGAAATTTTAAGGCTTTTTGGGCTTGAGTGGCAGCATTATTATGTGCAAAGTGAGAATTTGAAATTTCATAGACAAATGGCATTAAAGCTTTTGAGTGAAAAAAAAGCTTTTGCTTGTTTTTGCACAGAAGAAGAACTTAGTAAGAAAAAAGAGGAAGCAAAAAAAGCAAATAAAGCTTACCGCTACGATGGAAAATGCGAGAATTTAGCAGATATAGAGGTTTTAGAAAATGAAAAGCCCTTTGTAATCCGTCTTAAAAAGCCTGAAAATGATATGATTTTTGAGGACTTCATAAAAGGAACACTAAAATTCTCTCCAAAAGACATAGATAGCTTTGTGATAATGAGGGTTGATAAAACGCCTACTTATAATTTTGCTTGTGCTGTTGATGATATGCTAGAAGGTGTTAGTTGCGTGATAAGAGGCGAGGATCATGTCTCAAACACTCCAAAACAAGAGCACATAAGAGCAAGTTTAGGGTACGATAAAAAGATGACTTATGCACATTTGCCTATAATCTTAAATGAAAATGGCTTAAAGATGAGCAAAAGAGAGGCTCACTCTAGCGTAAAATGGCTTTTAGATGAGGGTATCTTACCTGCTGCCATAGCAAATTACCTAATCTTACTTGGCAATAAAACTCCGGTAGAAATTTTTGACATAAACGAGGCCTTGCAGTGGTTTGATCTTAAAAAAGTATCCAAAGCACCGGCTAAGTTTGATATGAAAAAACTCTTACAGATAAATAGAGAGCATATAAAAAGGCTTGATGATGAAAGTCTTTGCAAGGCTTTAGCTTACGAAAAAGAGCTTAAAAAAGAGTATGCGACTTTGGCGAAGTTTTATACTCAAGAAAGCAGTACCATAAAAGAGATAAAAGAAAAGCTTGATTTGATATTTACAAAACAAGCTTTTAGCGAATTTAAGGATGAAATTTCATTGCTATCAAAGCTTTTAAAAGACTATGATTTTGCTAGTGAATATGAGGATTTTAAAAAGGATTTGATGCAAAAAAGTGGTTTAAAGGGCAAGAATTTTTTTATGCCCTTAAGGCTTTTGCTTACAAATTCTACTCATGGACCTGATTTAAATGAGCTTTACGCACTTTTAAAGCCCTTTTTAAAGGATATTATAAAGGAAAAAAATGTTTCTTGA
- a CDS encoding glycosyltransferase family 8 protein encodes MFHIVFCANETYIKFAAAMINNIVLKTNTKLAFSHFLKDSKEEEGYVFHILSDELSKTCLEKLDLLQKELSKIYPLQIKSYSVPCDEFGANLAYKGTYVANLILKAPSILDKNINKVLYLDLDMLVLCDIREIFAIDLKDNYVAVAQNHTHFGSWFNTGFVLMNLEKWREHDLEQKCIKYIQEYNPVLPDQSAINVCVEDKKLILSSVYNFYPHNKYYKKDFFNDELTQMNATKNAILLRGAKIVHFLQCPKPWNSAFLKSYKNQLCLSIFRQPWWNLALKTPVFKQELEAIYKTLKNNESEDLALYLSIELEALWQEIQSRQAALEERVKNSLEYRLGVALIKASKKKFGYLFLPFKFLYIYLSVKFEEKLYKIISRHNPNLNLQELDSYKNDVSIENMKRHLSYRYGSCIVKNLKSFKGLFKLASELRQIKKEF; translated from the coding sequence ATGTTTCATATAGTATTTTGTGCGAACGAAACTTACATAAAATTCGCAGCAGCTATGATTAACAACATTGTCTTAAAAACAAATACCAAGCTTGCTTTTTCTCATTTCCTAAAAGATAGCAAGGAAGAAGAAGGCTATGTTTTTCATATCTTAAGTGATGAGTTATCAAAAACTTGCTTGGAAAAATTAGACTTATTACAAAAAGAACTAAGCAAAATTTACCCCTTGCAGATAAAAAGCTACTCAGTTCCTTGCGATGAATTTGGTGCAAATTTAGCTTACAAGGGAACTTATGTAGCAAATTTAATCCTAAAAGCACCCTCAATCTTAGATAAAAATATAAACAAAGTTTTATATTTAGACCTTGATATGCTGGTTTTGTGTGATATAAGAGAAATTTTTGCCATAGATTTAAAGGATAATTATGTAGCCGTGGCGCAAAATCACACACATTTTGGCTCTTGGTTTAACACAGGCTTTGTTCTTATGAATTTAGAAAAATGGCGAGAGCATGATTTGGAGCAAAAATGTATAAAATATATACAAGAATACAACCCGGTTTTACCTGACCAAAGTGCTATAAATGTGTGCGTGGAAGATAAAAAGCTTATCTTAAGCTCGGTTTATAATTTTTATCCGCACAACAAATACTACAAAAAAGACTTTTTTAATGATGAGCTAACACAAATGAACGCTACGAAAAATGCCATTTTGCTACGAGGTGCTAAGATAGTGCATTTCTTGCAGTGTCCAAAGCCTTGGAACAGTGCCTTTTTAAAATCCTATAAAAATCAGCTTTGCCTTTCGATTTTTAGGCAACCTTGGTGGAATTTAGCCCTTAAAACACCTGTATTTAAACAAGAATTAGAGGCTATATACAAAACTCTTAAAAATAACGAAAGCGAGGATCTAGCCCTTTACTTAAGCATAGAACTTGAAGCACTTTGGCAAGAAATACAAAGCAGGCAAGCAGCCCTAGAAGAAAGAGTGAAAAACTCTCTTGAGTATAGATTAGGCGTTGCTTTAATCAAGGCTTCAAAGAAAAAATTTGGCTATTTGTTCTTGCCATTTAAATTTTTATACATCTACCTAAGCGTTAAATTTGAGGAAAAACTTTATAAAATCATCTCAAGGCATAATCCAAATTTAAACCTGCAAGAACTTGACAGCTATAAAAATGATGTAAGCATAGAAAATATGAAAAGACACCTATCCTACAGATACGGCTCTTGCATAGTAAAAAATTTAAAATCTTTTAAAGGCTTATTTAAACTAGCCTCTGAGCTAAGGCAAATAAAAAAGGAATTTTAA
- a CDS encoding FUSC family protein yields MKEKLLKSLKDSIVLNPTERVWQMPFFGAFGVGIVLSISAFYERIDLGLISMIGVLAFLYVPNTPIYHRMAVVMSCSFGLCLCFLLGLLTHILPSFLTPFIIAFIAATSSILVRYYDIGAPGYFFFVFSALLASFFPFELSEFIFLTGLVCVGTMVANLMAFLYSLSVIYIFKNSLPKPIPVRGELGFEVVVVDSLIMGVFIGFALFVGNFLELERSYWVAVSCAVVMQGISLNGVFIKQLQRILGTFFGVLLAWYLLSINFSTLSFILLMMFLFFMTEFVVTRNYALAMIFITPYTTYLAEVASKMSLDAEVIASARLIDIVLGSILGLIGGFVMHKHYLRKYFDILARAVFRIKRV; encoded by the coding sequence ATGAAAGAAAAATTATTAAAATCCCTAAAAGATAGTATTGTTTTAAATCCCACAGAAAGAGTGTGGCAAATGCCATTTTTTGGTGCCTTTGGTGTTGGGATTGTGCTTAGCATTTCAGCCTTTTATGAAAGGATAGATTTAGGACTTATATCTATGATAGGCGTTTTAGCCTTTTTATATGTGCCAAATACTCCTATTTATCACAGAATGGCTGTTGTGATGTCTTGTTCTTTTGGTCTGTGTCTTTGCTTTTTGCTAGGGCTTTTAACGCATATTTTACCCTCTTTTTTAACTCCATTTATCATAGCCTTTATAGCAGCTACCTCTTCTATCTTGGTAAGATACTATGATATAGGAGCGCCGGGGTATTTTTTCTTTGTTTTTTCAGCCCTGCTTGCCTCGTTTTTTCCCTTTGAGCTAAGTGAGTTTATTTTTCTAACCGGACTTGTTTGCGTAGGCACTATGGTTGCAAATTTAATGGCATTTTTATACTCCTTATCAGTGATTTACATCTTTAAAAATTCTTTGCCAAAGCCTATTCCTGTTAGAGGTGAGCTTGGTTTTGAGGTGGTTGTTGTGGATTCTTTGATAATGGGTGTTTTTATAGGCTTTGCACTTTTTGTTGGGAATTTTTTAGAGCTTGAAAGGTCTTATTGGGTGGCTGTTTCTTGTGCTGTAGTTATGCAAGGTATCAGCTTAAATGGAGTTTTCATAAAACAGCTTCAAAGAATTTTAGGCACCTTTTTTGGAGTTCTTTTGGCCTGGTATTTACTAAGTATAAATTTTAGCACCCTTTCTTTTATACTTTTGATGATGTTTTTGTTTTTTATGACTGAATTTGTGGTAACTAGAAACTACGCTTTGGCTATGATTTTCATCACTCCTTATACTACTTACTTAGCTGAGGTTGCCTCTAAGATGAGCTTAGACGCTGAAGTAATAGCAAGTGCAAGGCTCATAGATATAGTTTTAGGAAGTATTTTAGGGCTAATTGGCGGCTTTGTAATGCACAAGCATTATTTAAGAAAGTATTTTGACATCTTGGCTAGGGCTGTATTTAGGATAAAAAGAGTTTAG
- a CDS encoding YggT family protein, which translates to MFLDSFLLSIVSVIQIIINIYMWIIIIAALLSWVNPDPYNPIVQTIYKLAAPAYRLVSKIPTRIGAVDLAPLIIILALQFINILIGNLARAYL; encoded by the coding sequence ATGTTTCTTGATTCTTTTTTACTATCAATCGTTTCTGTTATACAAATCATCATAAATATTTATATGTGGATTATCATCATAGCAGCCTTGCTTTCTTGGGTAAATCCAGACCCTTATAATCCAATCGTTCAAACCATATACAAACTAGCAGCCCCGGCTTACCGCCTAGTTAGCAAGATACCAACCCGCATAGGAGCTGTTGATTTAGCACCGCTTATAATCATACTTGCCCTGCAGTTTATAAACATCTTGATAGGAAATTTAGCAAGGGCTTATCTATGA
- the metG gene encoding methionine--tRNA ligase, which yields MRYITTPIYYVNDVPHLGHAYTTIIADFLARLYRLRGHKTLLVTGTDEHGQKIEQAASARNFTPKEYADKISKEFKNLWDKLDINYDIYARTTDERHIKTVQAMFLKMWQKGDIYKGEYEGYYCVSCETFFTKTQLKENECCADCGKKTSIVKEESYFFKLSKYQDKILKWYEEKEPILPKNKTNELINFVKEGLKDLSITRTSFDWGIKIPKELKDEKHIIYVWLDALFTYVSVLDYLEKGQNYDFWPAHLHLVGKDILKFHAIFWPAFLMSVDMPLPRYIGAHGWWTREGEKMSKSKGNVIKPMDIVNAYGLDSFRYFLLREVPFGNDGDFSEAIFINRNNAELCNELGNLLNRIIGMSAKYSNNMLESKDIKQHFEKELKQSKDFIDNALKFCESLQLNRYLEELFKALAVANLSISKYEPWNLVKNGDLDKAKALISLCANILAKVALLLSPVMPSSMQKLSKALNYELNTQNYKKLIEEDELLNFNLSPCENLFNKIEKPLLEPVNLEVKKEEKKIKIDEFSKIEIKIATVLECENIEGSEKLLKFKLDLGDGDIRQILSGIAKFYKANELVGKQVCVLSNLKKAKIFGHESDGMILSAKSGDKLVLLSPNDLVKNGSLVG from the coding sequence ATGCGCTATATAACAACACCTATTTATTATGTAAATGATGTACCTCACTTAGGACACGCTTATACAACTATCATAGCTGATTTTCTAGCTAGACTTTACAGGCTTAGAGGGCATAAAACCCTGCTAGTAACGGGAACAGATGAGCATGGACAAAAGATAGAACAAGCCGCAAGTGCTAGAAATTTCACGCCTAAAGAGTATGCAGATAAGATTTCAAAGGAATTTAAAAATCTTTGGGATAAGCTTGATATAAACTACGACATCTACGCAAGAACCACTGATGAAAGGCATATCAAAACAGTGCAAGCTATGTTTTTAAAGATGTGGCAAAAGGGCGATATTTATAAGGGCGAGTACGAGGGGTATTACTGCGTATCTTGCGAGACCTTTTTTACAAAAACTCAACTAAAAGAGAACGAATGCTGTGCTGATTGCGGTAAAAAAACTAGCATAGTAAAGGAAGAGAGTTATTTTTTTAAGCTATCAAAATATCAGGATAAAATTTTAAAATGGTATGAAGAAAAAGAGCCAATTTTACCAAAAAACAAAACAAATGAGCTAATAAATTTTGTAAAAGAGGGCTTAAAAGACTTAAGTATCACTAGGACCAGCTTTGATTGGGGTATAAAAATTCCAAAAGAACTTAAGGATGAAAAGCATATCATTTATGTTTGGCTTGATGCACTTTTTACCTATGTAAGCGTGCTTGATTACCTAGAAAAAGGGCAAAATTACGACTTTTGGCCTGCACATCTTCATCTAGTGGGTAAAGATATACTGAAATTTCACGCCATTTTTTGGCCTGCTTTTTTGATGAGCGTTGATATGCCACTGCCTAGATACATAGGTGCTCATGGCTGGTGGACTAGAGAGGGCGAGAAAATGAGCAAGTCAAAGGGCAATGTCATAAAGCCTATGGATATAGTAAATGCTTATGGGCTTGATTCTTTTAGGTATTTTCTTTTAAGAGAGGTTCCTTTTGGAAATGACGGAGATTTTAGCGAAGCGATTTTCATAAACAGAAATAACGCAGAACTTTGCAATGAGCTTGGAAATTTGCTAAACCGTATCATCGGTATGAGTGCAAAATACAGCAACAACATGCTTGAGAGCAAAGACATCAAGCAGCATTTTGAAAAAGAACTTAAGCAAAGCAAGGACTTTATAGACAATGCCTTGAAATTTTGCGAAAGCTTACAGCTTAACAGATACTTAGAAGAGCTTTTTAAAGCCTTGGCTGTGGCAAATTTAAGCATAAGCAAGTATGAGCCTTGGAATTTGGTAAAAAACGGAGACTTAGACAAGGCAAAAGCCTTAATTAGCCTCTGTGCTAATATCTTGGCCAAAGTAGCCCTACTTTTAAGCCCTGTTATGCCAAGCTCTATGCAAAAGCTTTCAAAGGCCTTAAACTACGAGCTAAACACGCAAAATTATAAAAAACTTATAGAAGAGGATGAGCTTTTAAATTTTAACTTAAGTCCTTGCGAGAATTTATTCAACAAGATAGAAAAACCTCTCTTAGAGCCTGTAAATTTAGAAGTCAAAAAAGAGGAAAAAAAGATAAAGATAGATGAGTTTTCTAAGATAGAAATAAAAATAGCCACCGTGCTTGAGTGCGAAAACATAGAAGGCAGCGAAAAGCTTTTAAAATTCAAGCTTGATTTAGGAGATGGTGATATAAGGCAAATACTTTCTGGCATAGCTAAATTCTATAAGGCAAATGAGCTTGTAGGAAAGCAAGTTTGCGTTTTAAGCAATCTTAAAAAGGCTAAAATTTTTGGCCATGAAAGCGATGGTATGATTTTATCTGCAAAAAGTGGAGATAAGCTAGTATTACTTAGTCCAAATGACTTGGTAAAAAACGGCTCCTTGGTAGGCTGA
- a CDS encoding metallophosphoesterase — translation MLFIIFLVIFSIIFILANIYIYKRLLMKIPFLFQHKRYAKIFIIILSLMQTSFLIFRADDEFNNTIYTIFAHSFAITYALFFTTIFADILGFCIKFYIKKTSKMPLRGEKRRRVKVFFNLALLLFGFCFVLKGWSNATSIPDVKELELTLPTLQKDLKMVMISDTHFGKNLNESFLKGIVEKINSLNPDFVVIVGDFVDTKPEDLGYISGINEIRADIYYALGNHEYYRGIDGILELLRQKTKLKILINDSFETEFLNIAAMADLAGLGRGNASLEPDINKTKAKLNLSKPSILLSHQPKSVLRYDVSNFDLVLSGHTHAGQVFPFGFLVKQNQGFLHGLYDLSEKTKLYVSSGAGFWGLSMRYLAKSEIVLFNLKAM, via the coding sequence ATGCTTTTTATAATATTTTTAGTAATTTTTTCTATCATTTTTATCCTAGCGAATATATATATTTATAAACGTTTGCTTATGAAAATTCCTTTCTTGTTTCAGCATAAAAGATATGCAAAAATTTTTATAATCATACTTTCTTTGATGCAGACATCTTTTTTAATTTTTAGAGCTGATGATGAGTTTAATAACACTATTTATACCATTTTTGCACATTCCTTTGCTATAACTTATGCCTTGTTTTTTACTACAATTTTTGCTGATATTTTGGGCTTTTGTATAAAATTTTACATCAAAAAAACCAGCAAAATGCCCTTAAGGGGCGAAAAAAGACGTAGGGTTAAGGTCTTTTTTAATCTAGCACTTTTGCTTTTTGGTTTTTGCTTTGTTTTAAAGGGCTGGAGCAATGCTACATCAATTCCTGATGTAAAAGAGCTTGAGCTAACTTTACCAACTTTGCAAAAAGATTTAAAAATGGTGATGATAAGCGATACGCATTTTGGTAAGAATTTAAATGAAAGTTTTTTAAAGGGCATAGTTGAAAAAATAAATTCCTTAAATCCTGATTTTGTAGTTATAGTGGGCGATTTTGTAGATACAAAGCCTGAGGATTTAGGATATATTAGCGGCATAAATGAGATAAGAGCTGATATATACTACGCGCTTGGAAATCACGAGTATTACAGAGGAATAGATGGAATTTTAGAGCTTTTAAGGCAAAAAACAAAGCTTAAAATTTTAATAAATGATAGTTTTGAAACCGAGTTTTTAAATATAGCTGCGATGGCTGATTTAGCAGGGCTTGGCAGGGGTAATGCTAGCCTTGAACCAGATATAAATAAAACAAAAGCTAAGCTAAATTTAAGCAAACCAAGTATTTTGCTAAGTCATCAGCCAAAAAGCGTTTTAAGATATGATGTAAGCAATTTTGACTTAGTTTTAAGCGGACACACTCACGCAGGGCAGGTTTTTCCTTTTGGATTTTTAGTGAAGCAAAATCAAGGCTTTTTGCACGGACTTTATGATTTAAGCGAAAAGACCAAGCTTTATGTAAGTAGCGGGGCAGGTTTTTGGGGGCTTAGCATGAGGTATCTTGCAAAAAGTGAGATAGTTTTATTTAATTTAAAGGCGATGTGA